The sequence below is a genomic window from Zygosaccharomyces rouxii strain CBS732 chromosome D complete sequence.
GGACCTTCAGCGGCATCTCGTGCTAATGCATCGCCAGCGGTATGTACGAATGAAATTGTTGGGGGCCATGAACTAGCGGTAAGGAAAGTCTCATGGTCACCTCATCATTCAAACATTTTACTGAGTACCTCCTACGATATGACATGTTGCATTTGGCAGGATCTTGGATTCGACGGTAGAAGATCTACTGGTAGAACTAACAGCGTGGATCCAAGAAGAGGTTGTAGATCAAGATTTGCTCAACATACCGAATTCGTGTATTCTGCAGATTGGTGCCTCTGGGGTCAACCAGGTCACATTGCATCCACTGCATGGGATGGTAACGTCTTCATATGGAATGCATTTCGTTAACTTAATCTTTTATACATGTAATCTACATCTTCAACTCACCTTGTTGGATCCAAGTGGTCAATTTCTCCCGTTTTAGATGGTATTGAGTTCTTGTACCTATGTAATcgtttaaaaattcatccaGTCCTTCATATTTACCCATGTCCATTTCCAATTTGCCACTAGCATCATCCAAATGTTGAATCTGTACTTCTAGTTGTTTCTTTAGAGCATCGTCATGGTATTTCTCCATTATCCTTTGACGTAAATCCTGCCACAGCTTTACATATTGGGCCTCCATAATTCTACACTCTTCCAATTGCCTCTGAGTATTCGATCTTTCATCCTCTAATCCCTGGAACTTGGACTCTAGCGATTGCAACTGAGATCGCAGCTCATTCACTTCttgtttcaattcatcttgtGGATGGAATTTGGTCACATATGACTGTAATTGGTTCCTATGTTCTTTGAGAAGTCCCAAAATTTCTCCTGAGGATAGCAGCTCAACATTTTCAGGTAGAGGAATGTTAACATTTTGCTTAGAATCCATTACGTCTCTTCCTTTGTACTTTTTCCATCAAGACTCGGTTATAGTATAGTTAAGTTTGAGTTTGCTTTGAACCCTTTACTACTCGACGCATTAGAATACGACTACCACGAAAGACAAACAATGGCCAGTCTAAGTGCTGTGAGAGTTGCTGCTAGATCACAACCTGCTGAGAAGGCTTTAATCGTTTTCCATGGCCTTGGAGATTCTGGTCATGGATGGTCCTTTTTGGCGGATTATTTGCAAAGAGATCCATCCTTCAGGAGTACAAGATTCATATTCCCTAATGCCCCCACTATACCAATTAGTTGCTATTCTAATATGCAAGCAACAGGATGGTTTGATATACCAGATATGGGATTCTCTCAAGAGATGAAAGCTGATGTCGAAGGTACTTTGAGATCTGTTGGTACTGTGCAAGCATTTGTCCAGGAACAGATCGATAAAGGTATAAGGCCTGAAAATATAATGGTAGGTGGGTTTTCACAAGGTGCTGCTCTAGCATTAGCAGCCTCAGCACTGTTGCCTTTCAAGattggtggatttttctGCCTATCAGGATTCTGTCAGATCCAATCAAGACTAATGCAgctgaagaacaacaacaacctAGAAACCCCTATGTTCCATGGTCATGGTGATGAAGACCCCATTGTATGGTTTTCTCGAGGTCAAGAAGCCTACGAATTCTTTACGAGGGAAGTGGGACTCAGAAACTATGAATTTCATGTCTACAAGGGAATGGAACactcatcatcaccaaaagaattacaggaactggttcaattcatcaagaactGCTTGCATTTGAATAATTGAAGCTCATTGAGGCTCATCCAATCTGTGTTATATATTATCATGTGATATACAGTTTTAGATTCTTTTACAGTAAAGcttcaacaacatcaatTAAAGGACAAGTTCTTATAACTTTAAAGCTGAAATACAAGTAGGGGAAGAGATAGAGGAATTCGTTCCAGGATGTCGTTGCCCTTAAAACCGCTCacaattgattcaaataGCAAGCAACTTGATTCcaaggaaaagaagttCAAGAACCATGTAACAAGGGCATTAGAGAACTTCGATTCGGTGACAGAATGGGCAGATTACATTGCAAGTTTAGGTAGACTGCTTAAGGCATTGCAGAGTTGGACACCTcagtttcaaaatgttaagTATTATGTGCCATCACCTTACCAGGTTAGTAGAAGACTAGCGTCATCACTATCGCCAGACTTACCTGCGGGTGTACATCAAAAGACCTTGGACGTTTACacttttatttttgaaaagattggtCAAGATAATCTGGCGGCAGAATGTAATATTTGGATTCCAGGTATCTTGCCATTGATGACATATGCGTCGATGTCCGTCAAGAGTCATCTGGTTGAAGTTTACGACAACTATTTGGTACAATTGCCATCATCAACATTAAAACTGCTGGCAAAACCGTTGTTGGCTAGTCTACTTCCAGGAATTGATGATGAGAGTAGTGAGTTTCAACCGGTTACGATGAACTTGATTGATACTTTAAGAGAAAACATGGATAACGACTCTTTATTCTGGCAGTCGTGCTTTTTAGTCATGATTACTAGTAAAGAACGTAGGTTAGGTGGATTAGTATGGCTCATAAAGAAATTTCCTTCATTGAATTCTGTGCCGCACTTGGTTATAGAGagaaacaaaagaatcGAGACTACAGGTGGTATTGATAAGATGAATCCCAAGGAATTGAGGGAAGATGCATTTTCTACTCTGCAACCTGCAGCAAAAAGTCTACTTTCGCCAGAACCTGGTCTATTAATACGTTGTCTGGTGTCTTCACTAAGAGGTGACAATGATTTACTGATTAAAAGAGGTATTTGGGATttacttttacaaagattgCATCTAGAGTCTCCGGTATTGAACCAACTAATAAGTGTCGGggataaaaaattgttagtCATGGCCTGCTGTAAGACGATTTTGGATAAGGATATGTCTTTGAATAGAAGAATATGGAACTGGCTATTGGGACCAGCGGCAGCTTCTTCGATGAATAATGCTGGTGCATTAACAGATCAAGTCGTGGAAGATAGTAATGAATATTTCTTAAAGTATGGCTTTGACAGTCTGATAGATGGTCTGAAAGATATGATTGGAACTCAAGAGTCTGTGACTACAGCAATCAATATTTGCATTTCATTAATGGATAGGTGGCAGATTGGTTCATTGGTGGTCCCGGAAATGTTCATACCACTGTTATTGGCGACTAAGCGCTTTGCACAAAATCCTcaagtgatgaagatatcTAGCATTTTTTTCGATACCGTGGAGACCAATATCATTTGGGgtaaaattttccaatacaTTATGGACAGCAAAGATCTTGAATTCTTAAAATTCGTCTTGCACTCTTACAATGTCGCCAATGAGGAGGAAATTGTTGTACGTCATTTGCCTCTGATCCTTTTGACTATCCTCTCCTCTAACGATTTCCAAAAGGAAGACTCATCAAATGGTCGTTATTCCATCTGTCATCAATTGCTTGAGATTTTGCCCGAAAGGGCATTCTTACCGCTAAATTTTACTCAGATGAGTTTCGACAGTGAAATTGATACCAAAGAcgttttgaagaaaatttcgGACTACTATCATGGAGTTTCAGATCCAGTCTCTTTGCAAACCGTGGAAGACTCTGTGGATGTTTTGCCTCCTTTCAATACCGAGGATTTGACTTTCCTCATTGTCCACTGTGCTCATGATACCTTACTAGAAAATCTAAAATCTGGTGAAAACATTGCAGAGgcaacaagaatttttgtTGGTGTCTGTGAAAGAGTACCAGAATCTAATGCTGAGAAAGATGGGCCCTCGAACGATTTATCCGATGATTCGCTAGTGGAAGCTATTTTCATGTGCCTAAACAATCCAGAGAAGAAAACCGGCTCGGTGTATGGGATTGTGGATCTCTACACTAACTATTTGGCCTCGAGAATAGGCTTCATTCAATCAGTCAAGCTATTAAAATTAATCATTTCATCGCTATGGAATTATTTGGTAGAACCTCGTAGACAATTAATGGCGGTTAAAGGtttaaaacttttacaaaaatgtCGCTATGCGGACTACGTTGAGGGTGCCCTTTCAAGTGCATTCATAGAGGAAAAGGACATATCAAGATGTTTAGTGGTATTGGAATTACTTTGGAATCAATTGGAACCTAATTCCGCTGTTTTGAGAAGACCGGTGGAATTAATGGCTGATGAACTTTTCGATGAACAAAACCCCCATTATTTGAGTGTATCCAAATGGATTTTATCCGTGGTTAATTCGGGTTCTTCAAACAGACTATTTTATTTACTAACAGACGATCTACTGaaatttgattttttaaAGAGGGATTATCTGCAGGACCTGGATGACCTTGATATGTTTACATACCGTCTTCAATGTTTGACGAGCATTTTAAAGAGTAACAACAATGTCGTATTGGAGAGTTTTACAACTGAATTGACCACCATTGGCTCTTTAGCAGATTgggaaaatgaagatgtttccacttacaagaatttggtCATTGTAATTATAATGAGAtttttgcatttgaaaaataacaataacgCTACTAGCATAAGAAGTGCCCTCCTACTATTGGAATACTTGCTAAATGGTTCTGAACAAAACTTCAAATGGATTGTTATGTTCTTATTACAGATGTCATCTGAATATATTTCAAAGGAGGGCTTGGAATCAGATCTAATAGCAGTCTCTTTGCTGAACATCGTATCCAAAGTGCTAAGATTATCTCATGAGAATGGAATTAAGCTTGATGTGTTTGATGATAATACTACGCATTTGAAATATGTCGATTATCTGATTACAAGTGTTGCTTCGATGGAAAGCCCACTCATTGTGACCTCCTATGTTAAGCTTTTGAGAGAAAGTTTGGCTTATTTTGAAAGCTCTATTTTCCGCATGATATTGCCGCTCACAGCTTCTATTGTCCAATGTGTGCATAAACTTTTAgacaaggaaaagaaagatggCGGATATTATCAATCGATTGCATTACTTCTTGCTGGTTTAGAAGAGTTGTTAGAAGTGTCACACAAATTTTTACTAGCTGATGAGAATGAAGGATACTTCTCTGCTGCGGGATCTCGTGGTGATTTCCTCCAGAGCATGGTTTCTAATGTTTTTTCCTCTGACGTCTCAGCAAACGATGTTAAGGTTCAAGGTGAAAGGGATGTTATACTACAATCATTTAAAGAGGTTGTAACTTGTACTTTCCACATATGGTCATGGGCTCATGAAGTTTCTGCTAATGCTACCAGGACTCCAGAATCTGAGCAAACCAACCACAATTCTTATAAGTTTAAATTCACTGCCAAAAAATTATTGGAGAAATTATTTTTGCTAGAACCTTTGGAAGTAATGGAAGATTTAGTAATTGCACCTACGGATAACGATAAATTGACTTTGATACATGTGCTGGATGGTAACAGGCCTGCCTTGACAAtaccatatttttttattgGTATTGTGTATAGACAAAATAAGAATGGCAGTGTTAAGTTTTCGGTCAACAGTGGTAACACCAAGACTAGCGGCAACCATCTGGATTCCTCCTTAATGCATAAATTGGATTCTAAGGCATTGATGCATTTCTTGTTAAACTATGCATCGTCCTTGGAAAATGCTGCCATCGAAGACTTCTACGGTGATTTTGCTGCCTTCCTAAAAGAGGTCAGTGCCAACTACAATCTTTATGGTACCGTCTCTACTTCAGTATTGAAGTTTGTGGGTATTATTGCTGAGAAGCTTAATAAATCTAGATTTGGAGAGCAGAAACGTATTAGGAGGGAGTTGGCAGAAACATTTACAAAATACTTGCCCAATGCCCTATCAGATTCTCCCCTAGATTACGAGAATCCCTACCAGTCATTTGAAAATCTGGAATGTGTGGTCAAAAGCTTGCAGTATATTTTGAACGATTCTGTGGGAGGTGAGAAATACAACAGTTCACTTCATACAATTGTCAATCAATGTATTACACCTTATTTCAAATCGAAAACTGAAACAGTGGTTCCGGAGTACGTCCTGAAGCTTTCTCTAGAGATCGCTAAAGTCGGTGAAAAggtgaagaattggagacTTTTGGTTAATGATTTCTTCATGgatgagaagaaatttataCTTGTGGAAAatccaatttggaaagaaatCATGTATCATTGGTCCCACTATCCGGAGAATAAATCGAAAGTGATTAATGATTTGATAACTGCAGTGGACACAAAGGTGGCTGGTATGATATCGTTCAATTCATGGAGTGATTCTGAAAACGATGCCAAGGCACAAAACATTCTGAGACTCTCCTTTCTGCTCCTGATTTCTCCGGTAGATTCTTATCTGTTACAATTccaatctttgatttctttgGCATGTGAGTATCTTGTCTCCAAAAATGTTAAATTAAAATCCAAGTGTTGGATATTGTTGAGAGCCCTTTTCTTGAGATTCTCAGATTCACATTTCAACGAGCATTGGTCCATGTTAACCTATAGTCTACAGACtaatttacaagaatttttcgaatCGCTACATATTCGAGAAGAGATGGATGTGGGTCTGTTGTTGCAAACATGTAAGACCTTAGATCTTTTACTGGcattaaattttgaaggATTTAGTGGTACAAACGAATGGCTGTTTGTCATTGATACAATTAACTGCATTTACAAAGAATATCCATTTGTGGCATTAGTTGATGAGATCTACGagtttaaagaatttgaaaggaGAACCGTAGAGGATGTGGAACCACTAGATAAGATACAGTCACAGGTACCATTGCTGGCTGGTGTGAGTTCCATTAAGAGTTATACtcaattaaagaattttttccaaaaccTAAGTTATGTTCATTACGAGTACATCTACAGTTTGAAAGGAGTCGATATGGTAGAGTGTGAGAACGATTTATTTACAGATATCTTTTTTACCTAAATAGCTACTATTATTGTCTAATAAATCGATAGATACTCAGTACTTCCCAACCTGCCTTTCTATTAATGATAAGATCAACCTTCCAACCTTGCTGTCTCATACTTTCAGCAACTTGTTCAGGCTTATTTCTTGCACAGAATAGAATGTATGCAACTCCTTGTTGTGACAATATGGtatccaattgatccaacACCTGTCGAGTAATAACCATTCCGTCTTCACCGCCTAAAAGTGCTAGATCTAACCATTGACTCTTgtcattttcatttgaagagGGCCTATCAGGAACTTGTTCAGCTGGTACATATGGTGGATTAAATACCAGTAGATCAGTACTGTTTTGTCTGAGACATTTAGTCAAATCACTTTGAATTACGCTAAGGTAACGATTCTGGCAATCATTTCTTCTCTGGGCATCCTGTGTAGCTTCAAGGGCCCAGGGACTAATGTCTAGGGCCAAATAGATGGATCCATTACCATGTGGTATGTCATTCTGCATGAGAAATGTAGTTACAATACCGGATCCTGGTCCCAGTTCACATACGATGGCTAACTGGTTCCTAAATCTGGTCTGGAGGAACGACTGTTCCTGTTCAAGGCCATCAAGCAGTAGGAAACTGTCTTCACAGGGTTCGTAAACCGTCTCGTAGTCACATTTGATGTACGGTGTCGGTAGCATGTTGATCGATGAGCTCTAAAGTGAGTTGATTGCCAGAAGTTTACAATTAGATCTAAAGTGCCCGTTTCAACTAACACATACAAGTCAAACTGATAAAGAAAGCTGGACATAGAGACATCTTTCAGTGTGCGGATAGACCTCTAGCGACGTTTTAGACCAGATTCTTCATGATAATCAAAGTAAAGACTCTGACCGGTAAGGAGATTGCAGTTGAACTAAATGGCGAAGATCCTATCTACAGGATCAAAGAGTTGTTAGAGGAGAAGGAAGGTATTCCACCATCCCAGCAGAGGCTTATATTCCAGGGCAAACAAATGTATGTgtaattttaattcttctctttctttcattactttccaagaatttcaGTACTAACTATACTACCTGTAATAGAGATGATCAACAGACTGTTTCCTCTGCCAAGCTGGTGGATGGCATGCAATTGCACCTGGTGTTGACATTAAGAGGTGGTAAATAACCTGCTTCTTTGTCGCCATAACGTTATGTATAACTATGTAGTAGTATTCGAGCTGTTAGGGATGGAACCTTCGTCAAGCAGATTCAAGCAGGTCCCCTATATGAAGACTTCTACGTATTCAAATGTGTATGAACTGAATTAGTATTTCATTAATGCAATCGGTTTTATTTCTCTTTTGTATTATCAGTTCGAGATGAGTTAgttcatctcatctcatctcatctcaacTCAACTCAAACTAACTTAACTTCAGCTTACAACGCAGAGGATCAAGTGCTATAAGGAACTATGGATGCTGAAGTGAAACATATATCTGCTGAAAATATTCTACAAGAGGTCTATAAAAGACGTAAAGTAGTTAAACCTTCCGCTAAAGTTGACATACTGGATTTAGAAGAGTTAAGAGAACttcaaagaaggaagagaaCAGAATACGAGACTTATTTAAAACGTAATAGACTGGATATTGGGCAATGGATACGTTATGCTAAATTCGAAGTAGAACAACGTGATATAAGAAGGGCAAGATCCGTTTTTGAAAGGGCTCTGCTGGTGGACAGTTCTCATGTACCACTGTGGATTAGATACATCGATACTGAGATCaaattaaagaatattAACCATGCTAGGAACCTTATGAATAGAGCAGTGAGCATTTTACCTCGAGTGGATAAATTTTGGTACAAATATTTGGTCATCGAAGAGTCATTGGGTAATGTAGAAATCGTTAGATCTTTATTCACTAGATGGACTTCGTTGGAACCAGGTACTAATGCATGGGATTCGTttgttgatttt
It includes:
- the SRN2 gene encoding ESCRT-I subunit protein SRN2 (weakly similar to uniprot|Q99176 Saccharomyces cerevisiae YLR119W SRN2 Component of the ESCRT-I complex which is involved in ubiquitin-dependent sorting of proteins into the endosome suppressor of rna1-1 mutation may be involved in RNA export from nucleus), with protein sequence MDSKQNVNIPLPENVELLSSGEILGLLKEHRNQLQSYVTKFHPQDELKQEVNELRSQLQSLESKFQGLEDERSNTQRQLEECRIMEAQYVKLWQDLRQRIMEKYHDDALKKQLEVQIQHLDDASGKLEMDMGKYEGLDEFLNDYIGTRTQYHLKREKLTTWIQQGELKM
- the TML25 gene encoding palmitoyl-(protein) hydrolase (similar to uniprot|Q12354 Saccharomyces cerevisiae YLR118C) codes for the protein MASLSAVRVAARSQPAEKALIVFHGLGDSGHGWSFLADYLQRDPSFRSTRFIFPNAPTIPISCYSNMQATGWFDIPDMGFSQEMKADVEGTLRSVGTVQAFVQEQIDKGIRPENIMVGGFSQGAALALAASALLPFKIGGFFCLSGFCQIQSRLMQLKNNNNLETPMFHGHGDEDPIVWFSRGQEAYEFFTREVGLRNYEFHVYKGMEHSSSPKELQELVQFIKNCLHLNN
- the DOP1 gene encoding Dop1p (similar to uniprot|Q03921 Saccharomyces cerevisiae YDR141C DOP1), which translates into the protein MSLPLKPLTIDSNSKQLDSKEKKFKNHVTRALENFDSVTEWADYIASLGRLLKALQSWTPQFQNVKYYVPSPYQVSRRLASSLSPDLPAGVHQKTLDVYTFIFEKIGQDNLAAECNIWIPGILPLMTYASMSVKSHLVEVYDNYLVQLPSSTLKLLAKPLLASLLPGIDDESSEFQPVTMNLIDTLRENMDNDSLFWQSCFLVMITSKERRLGGLVWLIKKFPSLNSVPHLVIERNKRIETTGGIDKMNPKELREDAFSTLQPAAKSLLSPEPGLLIRCLVSSLRGDNDLLIKRGIWDLLLQRLHLESPVLNQLISVGDKKLLVMACCKTILDKDMSLNRRIWNWLLGPAAASSMNNAGALTDQVVEDSNEYFLKYGFDSLIDGLKDMIGTQESVTTAINICISLMDRWQIGSLVVPEMFIPLLLATKRFAQNPQVMKISSIFFDTVETNIIWGKIFQYIMDSKDLEFLKFVLHSYNVANEEEIVVRHLPLILLTILSSNDFQKEDSSNGRYSICHQLLEILPERAFLPLNFTQMSFDSEIDTKDVLKKISDYYHGVSDPVSLQTVEDSVDVLPPFNTEDLTFLIVHCAHDTLLENLKSGENIAEATRIFVGVCERVPESNAEKDGPSNDLSDDSLVEAIFMCLNNPEKKTGSVYGIVDLYTNYLASRIGFIQSVKLLKLIISSLWNYLVEPRRQLMAVKGLKLLQKCRYADYVEGALSSAFIEEKDISRCLVVLELLWNQLEPNSAVLRRPVELMADELFDEQNPHYLSVSKWILSVVNSGSSNRLFYLLTDDLLKFDFLKRDYLQDLDDLDMFTYRLQCLTSILKSNNNVVLESFTTELTTIGSLADWENEDVSTYKNLVIVIIMRFLHLKNNNNATSIRSALLLLEYLLNGSEQNFKWIVMFLLQMSSEYISKEGLESDLIAVSLLNIVSKVLRLSHENGIKLDVFDDNTTHLKYVDYLITSVASMESPLIVTSYVKLLRESLAYFESSIFRMILPLTASIVQCVHKLLDKEKKDGGYYQSIALLLAGLEELLEVSHKFLLADENEGYFSAAGSRGDFLQSMVSNVFSSDVSANDVKVQGERDVILQSFKEVVTCTFHIWSWAHEVSANATRTPESEQTNHNSYKFKFTAKKLLEKLFLLEPLEVMEDLVIAPTDNDKLTLIHVLDGNRPALTIPYFFIGIVYRQNKNGSVKFSVNSGNTKTSGNHLDSSLMHKLDSKALMHFLLNYASSLENAAIEDFYGDFAAFLKEVSANYNLYGTVSTSVLKFVGIIAEKLNKSRFGEQKRIRRELAETFTKYLPNALSDSPLDYENPYQSFENLECVVKSLQYILNDSVGGEKYNSSLHTIVNQCITPYFKSKTETVVPEYVLKLSLEIAKVGEKVKNWRLLVNDFFMDEKKFILVENPIWKEIMYHWSHYPENKSKVINDLITAVDTKVAGMISFNSWSDSENDAKAQNILRLSFLLLISPVDSYLLQFQSLISLACEYLVSKNVKLKSKCWILLRALFLRFSDSHFNEHWSMLTYSLQTNLQEFFESLHIREEMDVGLLLQTCKTLDLLLALNFEGFSGTNEWLFVIDTINCIYKEYPFVALVDEIYEFKEFERRTVEDVEPLDKIQSQVPLLAGVSSIKSYTQLKNFFQNLSYVHYEYIYSLKGVDMVECENDLFTDIFFT
- the MTQ2 gene encoding S-adenosylmethionine-dependent methyltransferase (similar to uniprot|Q03920 Saccharomyces cerevisiae YDR140W MTQ2 Putative S-adenosylmethionine-dependent methyltransferase of the seven beta-strand family methylates release factor eRF1 (Sup45p) in vitro); its protein translation is MLPTPYIKCDYETVYEPCEDSFLLLDGLEQEQSFLQTRFRNQLAIVCELGPGSGIVTTFLMQNDIPHGNGSIYLALDISPWALEATQDAQRRNDCQNRYLSVIQSDLTKCLRQNSTDLLVFNPPYVPAEQVPDRPSSNENDKSQWLDLALLGGEDGMVITRQVLDQLDTILSQQGVAYILFCARNKPEQVAESMRQQGWKVDLIINRKAGWEVLSIYRFIRQ
- the RUB1 gene encoding NEDD8 family protein RUB1 (similar to uniprot|Q03919 Saccharomyces cerevisiae YDR139C RUB1 Ubiquitin-like protein with similarity to mammalian NEDD8) — translated: MIIKVKTLTGKEIAVELNGEDPIYRIKELLEEKEGIPPSQQRLIFQGKQIDDQQTVSSAKLVDGMQLHLVLTLRGGK